Genomic DNA from Candidatus Nitrosopumilus koreensis AR1:
TTTTAAGGGAAAATTCTCCCTTTTCAATTGTCAGTTTAGATTCTTTTCCTATCTGATTTCTTAATTTTTTGTTTTCAATTAAAAGTTTGAAATTTTCAATTAATTTTTTTGTCATAAATGGTCTTAATTTTCGCATTTCTACTAGAAACTGTTTTGAATAATCATTAGGGGCCCCATTTTTTGCATAAAATGATTTTGGTTTAGGAAGATCTATCAATATACCATTTTTCATATTTTGGATTAATTCTGGTGTGTTGTAAAGTGATGTTGCAATAACAGGTAATCCATAACTCATAGCCTCTAAAACTGATAAATTAAGTACTTCAAAGCCAGAATGAGGAAAAATATCTGATGTTTTAAATAATTTTTCTAATTCTCTTGTTGAAAGAGGTTTTTCTAAAATCGTAATATTGTTGTAGTTTTTCAATTTTTCTTTAAGGTGTTGAGGTACGATAGATCTTATTACTAATTCAACATTTTCGAAATCTTTTTGAATTTCTAAAAACGCATCAATTGTTTCATACATTCCTTTAAACTCAAAACTATCTATATTTGCTGGATTTGTACTTCCAAGAAATAAAATTTTTAACGTTTCATTATCTTGTTTTGAAAAATTTTTTGGTGGAACTGTATATCTAACAATCTTAATTTTTTCTGAAAAGTTTTTTGTATCAAAAGAATTTTGCAAAGTTTCTAAACTCCACTTACTCCAAGGCATTATACATTTACAACTATTTGAAGAGAGTTGTTTTGAAATGATACTTTTACTAAATTTTATATCCAAATATCCTGATAATGC
This window encodes:
- a CDS encoding glycosyltransferase — encoded protein: MKRIYLKSRFTGMKLHALYDILKNYPPEGYTIVSSKESQNHIFTKIASKHRNYLYKQFLQSFGSLPYILKQINSDVTIQNDVDLIYASQHVIKTEKNWIVDLEYSNALSGYLDIKFSKSIISKQLSSNSCKCIMPWSKWSLETLQNSFDTKNFSEKIKIVRYTVPPKNFSKQDNETLKILFLGSTNPANIDSFEFKGMYETIDAFLEIQKDFENVELVIRSIVPQHLKEKLKNYNNITILEKPLSTRELEKLFKTSDIFPHSGFEVLNLSVLEAMSYGLPVIATSLYNTPELIQNMKNGILIDLPKPKSFYAKNGAPNDYSKQFLVEMRKLRPFMTKKLIENFKLLIENKKLRNQIGKESKLTIEKGEFSLKKRNDILKEIFEISI